One genomic segment of Spirochaetales bacterium includes these proteins:
- a CDS encoding metallophosphoesterase, with the protein MLRKAVILRILVLCIGFVTGCDFIVYYPYLERDSHPVSYSLQSEQARGNSSLTAMQTNVLPPGNADSHSPWDPEIESSEHGNQSGHSTGNGPFSLIILPDTQYYSAYYPHIFRAQTAWIAQNKDALNIAFVLHEGDIVQHNRESEWEAARSCMAILDGIVPYALTIGNHDIGSQGLLCNIRDSTRFNRYFPVRDFVSLPSFGSVYEPDKLENSCYLFHAGGIDWLVVAIEFGPRDEVLRWANRTISYYYNRKVIILTHSYLYYDNTLHGSKRHHKWTPASYGINKGPDSVNNGQEIWDKCIGNHDNIAFVFCGHIIKGGTGFRIDRSPGGNKVYQMLANYQILERGGNGYLRILSFDPAGKNVTVRTYSPFLNRFLTGSDNEFVIEEADFFEEADFFEEADFF; encoded by the coding sequence ATGCTTCGAAAAGCCGTTATTCTCCGGATACTGGTCTTGTGTATCGGTTTTGTGACGGGATGTGATTTTATCGTCTATTACCCGTATTTGGAGCGTGATTCACATCCGGTTTCATACTCCTTGCAATCCGAACAGGCCCGCGGAAACTCATCCCTAACAGCGATGCAGACAAACGTTCTCCCGCCGGGAAATGCCGATTCCCATTCTCCCTGGGACCCGGAAATAGAATCGTCTGAACACGGAAATCAGTCGGGCCATTCGACCGGAAACGGGCCATTCTCCCTCATTATCCTTCCGGACACTCAATATTACTCGGCCTATTATCCTCATATATTCAGGGCGCAAACCGCCTGGATAGCACAGAACAAAGACGCCCTTAATATCGCCTTTGTTCTTCATGAAGGCGATATTGTTCAGCACAACAGAGAGAGTGAATGGGAAGCGGCCCGGTCGTGCATGGCGATACTGGACGGTATTGTTCCCTATGCCCTGACAATCGGCAATCACGATATCGGATCTCAAGGACTGCTTTGCAACATACGCGATTCGACACGCTTTAACCGGTACTTCCCCGTACGGGACTTCGTGAGTCTTCCCTCATTCGGGAGTGTCTACGAACCGGACAAACTCGAAAACAGTTGTTACCTCTTTCACGCCGGAGGAATCGACTGGCTCGTTGTCGCTATCGAGTTCGGACCGCGCGATGAGGTACTCCGGTGGGCAAACAGGACCATATCATACTACTACAACCGTAAGGTGATCATCCTCACCCACTCATATCTTTACTATGACAATACATTGCACGGATCAAAGCGGCACCACAAGTGGACCCCCGCCTCATATGGCATCAACAAGGGACCGGACAGTGTCAATAACGGGCAGGAAATCTGGGATAAATGCATCGGGAATCACGACAATATCGCCTTTGTCTTTTGCGGCCATATAATCAAAGGCGGCACGGGATTCCGGATCGACCGGTCGCCGGGCGGCAACAAGGTGTATCAGATGCTTGCAAACTACCAGATTCTGGAACGGGGCGGAAACGGGTATCTGCGTATTCTTTCCTTTGATCCCGCCGGGAAAAACGTCACCGTCCGCACCTATTCCCCCTTCCTGAACCGCTTCCTCACCGGAAGCGATAACGAGTTTGTCATTGAAGAAGCCGATTTCTTCGAAGAAGCCGATTTCTTCGAAGAAGCCGATTTCTTCTGA
- the cheB gene encoding chemotaxis-specific protein-glutamate methyltransferase CheB, with translation MKTIRLLVVDDSSVVHLVLEKIIKEYDGIEIVGQAYNGREGVDYTKKLSPDVIIMDINMPGIDGLQAIAEIMNEKPTPIIVFSSASAEIVDLSFKSIEMGAVDIIEKPFSTDPESLKQQIRQKLIRTIKTFADFRVMRRIKNSTITALTDKSEALKTVGERLKKKHEELLVKGEQIDREENRGVEDTEFPVIGIAASTGGPQTIRMFVENTHCRKIQAAIVIVQHMAEGFLQGFSDWLQIYSPIPVGIVKNGEPVKPHRIYIAPGEFHLGFKDNRFIYIDRPPILGIRPSANIMFESLAEAFKQRAVAVILTGMGDDGVKGLAAVKQNNGLIIAQNEESCILFGMPKAAIDSGQVDTILSVSEITEFLAEYSLKREYND, from the coding sequence ATGAAAACGATAAGACTTCTTGTCGTTGACGATTCGAGTGTCGTACATCTTGTTCTCGAAAAAATAATCAAGGAATATGACGGAATCGAGATCGTCGGCCAGGCATACAACGGCCGGGAGGGAGTGGATTACACAAAAAAGCTTTCACCCGACGTGATCATCATGGACATCAATATGCCGGGCATCGACGGCCTGCAGGCGATCGCCGAGATTATGAATGAAAAGCCCACTCCCATTATCGTTTTTTCTTCCGCGAGCGCGGAAATCGTCGATCTGAGTTTCAAATCGATTGAAATGGGTGCCGTTGACATCATCGAAAAGCCTTTTTCGACCGATCCCGAATCCCTGAAACAACAAATCCGCCAAAAACTCATCCGTACGATCAAAACCTTCGCGGATTTCAGGGTCATGCGAAGGATAAAAAACTCAACGATAACCGCCTTGACCGACAAATCGGAAGCATTGAAAACGGTCGGAGAACGGCTCAAGAAAAAGCACGAGGAACTCCTTGTCAAAGGAGAACAGATAGACCGGGAAGAAAACCGGGGCGTCGAGGACACCGAATTCCCCGTCATCGGTATCGCCGCGAGTACGGGCGGTCCGCAGACGATAAGGATGTTCGTCGAGAATACTCATTGCCGGAAAATACAGGCGGCTATCGTGATCGTCCAGCATATGGCGGAAGGATTTCTACAGGGCTTCAGCGACTGGCTGCAAATATATTCGCCCATTCCGGTCGGCATCGTGAAAAACGGAGAACCCGTAAAACCGCATCGTATCTATATCGCTCCGGGTGAATTTCACCTCGGTTTCAAGGATAATCGATTTATTTATATCGACCGTCCTCCGATATTGGGAATAAGACCATCGGCAAATATCATGTTCGAATCTTTGGCGGAGGCATTCAAACAGCGGGCGGTCGCGGTTATCCTCACCGGCATGGGAGACGACGGGGTAAAAGGCCTCGCCGCTGTAAAACAGAACAATGGACTCATCATCGCCCAGAACGAGGAAAGCTGCATCCTCTTTGGGATGCCGAAAGCCGCGATCGATTCCGGACAGGTCGATACAATTCTTTCCGTTTCCGAAATAACCGAATTTCTGGCCGAGTATTCCCTGAAGCGAGAGTATAATGATTAA